Below is a window of Populus alba chromosome 2, ASM523922v2, whole genome shotgun sequence DNA.
ATCGGTGGAGAACTAGCTGCCCTTTCACCTCTTTTGGACTCATACCAGTTCACAGCCACCTCGCCTTCTAGCCTAAAAGATGCTAAAGTCACTGCACGATGATCTGTGCACCCCATGGCCTCACACCTACGCCACACTGCATCTAAAAACTGTTGTGGGTCCTCAGAGTTATCTACACCCTTAAAGGTAGGAGGTGCCAACTTAAGGAACTCTGCCAATGGCACTTTCACCCCATGCACAGTATGGGAAGTCGAAGATGCACTCttatccttctccttttctttctcagttAAAAGGTTAGCTAGGGTCTGCATGGCTTGTCCAATTTTATCCAAAGCACTATCAGTATAAGACACCCTATCATGGGATTCCTGCTCCTGGTTCTTACCAACATCCAGACCATAGTCCCCCTCAAATTCAACCTCATCTTGAACTTCTGCTTCAATTGGTTGAGGTGAAGGGTTTCTAACTCTCTTTTTGCGCCTTTCCTTCCTAAGCTGAGCGATAGGAATGTCCTCTTGATCATCGgtattaattacatgtttagCCCTCGGcatatttctaaaaacaaaatgcatttttatcacaaggaagaagacatgcttgatgagaattcaaaatttcaaaaacaacaaacaaaacgaTACAGATTCTAATGCTCCACTTATTACgaaattttgaataataataaataaataaaatagattacgagattttaataaaaccgtgctctgataccacctttgtcacgacccgaatcccggatccgtgaccggcaacgtaggagcggtgtcgaaaggacacctcacctacgctaagcctcagaacggacatatcaaaagaataatttgttcaaaaatacgcagcggctcataatattcagaaatattatattattcaaatactgatgaaaccaaaagatagttattaaaacaaaaataataattcataatactcattacattgtcaaaaccaaatgtaattaaaacaaggtaacagtggagcgtctaagacatcaaaaacaaaactgaaaggaaaacctcgcgaacaagcaaggcataccgaccagaactgaagaagcggaaacactcaacaaagtcccagaaactaagaacctgaaataatattaaaaatgagaggtgagttcaaccaactcagtgagagaataacatttaatatacattttagatatttcagatattaataagttgtaagatgatttatcttaatatacatatacatatacatatacatatacatatacttactaaacatattatcataacgtaacatatagttatcataacgtaacatattattataacgtagtggattacatgtcagagatcagatgacacccgaaggtgaccagatgacacccgaaggtgaccagatgacacccgtcggtgaccagatgacacccgtcggtgaccactgtgggatgatcaatcgccacaggctgatgcctctctcaccagctaggtaacaaaatactatgtgcacacaggctaactattctccgttagcatggagtactgacaagtcccatatcaaggcataacaaatattcacataatcatcaaagaaacgtatatcatatcaaatagaatttactttaacagattgcgagtgaaaattcaataataaattagtactcggaaaataaagcaacatatataaatattcaagaaatttactagttgtactcattgtataatcaacatacatatttatttatattatatgcatattaaagattattccactcacccggaaaatatAGAACTAAAAGGAATGTCGGACGAAAGACCTGAAAATCCTATTAAGGATCGataggagaacctacaataaatatatgaaatatgctcaaaaacaaatcaaacaaaagatcccaatgcataaaataaaacagggcttaatctcccaagtttagggactaaaacgataattttccaaaacagggaccaaaacgtaattttaccaaaattttgaggaccgaactgtaaatatataaccatactgaaatttatccataattaatcctcaattctgtccaggatatatcattatgctccaaggaccattctggaactttaccaaattttttttagggtcaaattatactttttgtcaaattggaggaccaaactgaaaatatcatatcttcctaattatactggaatattacccttaaatcatcctcagttctgttcagaacctcaatttatgccccagggaccaatctgtaaaatttccaaagttcggggactaaactgcaatttccgtaaattgagggaccaaactgaattttcgtcatcttcaacctcaaacccagaatttcaacagatcacctactgttatccccttatttctaacacaatttcaccatttaaacaaaatcataactcaaaatcattatctttcaattcaatctctccaaatcaactaattaatcaaatacccacaaaaatcaactcctaaccttcaaattaattcatcaattaactcaaaatacaaacttcaaaactctacaattaatcaaaaccgaaatttaacatattatacacttaaaaccataaatcttacctttttacttatttcctctacttctcttctccttttccccttattttcccttattttctcttcttcttcttcttcctcccttctctcttacggtttgttcttccaatattcagatccctcttttttttttttttttttttcttatttatatttatcaaccattgttcaattaccacactaaccctcaatcatttataccctctctttaagcctccaagggctttattgtattttccaatctttttaattttcaaaacattacacatCAAACTCATCAGCAGCAGCCACGAGAACCCCGAGTCTCAAGACAAAAACCAAGAAGCATTATACAACGAACACAAGCttcaaattttgaaatcttGGATTTTCCATGGAAATCTAAGGATCATAACAGGAAGTAGCCAAGAatacgaagaacaagaagatagAATATCGTGAACGTGAAAGACACAGAACAGGTGGCGAGTAGTTGTTGAGAGGAATCAGTCTCtcgaaaatgaaggaaaaattatggttgatccgaattatttttttttggttgtacCAGGATATCCTCCAGCATCCTCTGGCACCCTTCCAAGCCAGGAGACTAATCCTCTTCGTTGCATCGCAGGTACCTTAAAACAGGTTTCACTACTGGCTgagaattcaaatttaattactaGTGCCTTTGCACCACTTTTACATGTCCATGTTTTTTCTCTCGAAGTATTTAGAGGAACATCagcgttttttgtttttttaatctctgccatatatttcaaatttatttcctttttcttggagACCAATCTATACTTGCAATCTGAAAACAATATTGATGGTTTCTGTCCACAAGCTGTCATGAATCATACTTGCAAATAAGTTTCTTGGGCCATGACCTATATTTGGGCAAAGTTATCCAGAAAAAGAAATGTATGAATAAGAAAACTCTGATTCCATCtgggaaatttgttttttcttctggaGTTAGGTTATTCTCTGCTTACCTCATAAATGTTACCAAAAGTGTATTTTTAGACAACGTGAAATATGGACAGCAAATCTGCTGAAAAAAGTATCTGATTATATTCTGTTTATCTGTGTTATATGACCGACGAGGCAATGAAGCTAGCAAGCAAGCTGCCTTGGCACAGGTGATTGAAAGAGACGATGACGACCTTCAATTTTGCATTATAAGATAAAAAGCAGGTTTAGTTTTAACAAACTAACTGAAACAAAAGGGATTATATAGTAATGAAAGAAGTGCCATTGTTGCTAGTGCAGGGACATTGAGCTGTCGTTGTCCTGCTCGGCTCGGTGATGTATTTAGCAGATTTCCCAAGTTTATCATTGTCCAGTACATACATAAAGCTGTTGCTCATTGTGATCTAACCGTTGATAATTGGATTTTTCTAAAATGTTCCCTTTGGCCACATGTTAAAATGGTGTTGAGGTTTTAAGATAAgaagttttctttgtttgaacactttttaattatgttgaagagatggtttggttatttttatattaaaaataaaaaattatattatttttttaggatttttttaaacttttctaATGAGTTTagtttcggtttggttcggttttttttatttagtttattttttcaattcagtttggtttttcgATTTTAAACTTACAAAACTGAACcgaatcaataattttttaaatattctaatcagttttttttttatataattcagctttctcaattttttttttttttttcagtttaatctgttttttgatttttttgcctTCCTAACTTAGACAATGAAGGGTCCCTAACCTTCTGAATTGCTTTGCAAATATCCCAGTTTCCCAACCTTGACCTTCATTTCCCAACCCGTAATTTCCTTGGAGAGACCATAATCTTTAAAAGTTTTTGTAACTCAAcaccattgaaaaaaacaaaaacaaaaaaactatcatttaAGAAGTAAAAAAATGGCTATAatctaagaagaagaaaagtggATATAGTAAAAGCTCAAATCGGTCATTCAAAAGAGTAACTGCTAAGAAAGCCGTGGCATGAAGCTATCTGCTCTTCCCAATGAACGTACTAGGAATTAGTATTCATGAATCAAAGAATCggaaatccaacaattaaaccCCATGTTTTAAGAAAGGAAACAAGCAATTACCCTCTACTTGCCCCATGTAACTGCATCTATGTCTGCTTGGGCACTTCTGTACAACTCCAACCTCTTTCCAAGTAAGGTACGGCGCTGCATCACCGCTGGATCCTCATCCAACAAGGAAGACAACTGTCTTGTCTGAATGAATAAAAGAAGGGTAATTAGCACCGCTCAGCAATCTTCTATCTCTCTGACATTGATGAaataggaaaaggaaaagggattGGAATCCTTACCTCCTTCTTGCCCAATTCCGCAAAGAAATAATCAAGCAAACTGCGCTTGGCCTCACGTACTTGACAATAGACAACAGACTTTGGAATGGAGTTCCTCAAACTTGCACAAACCATATTGACATAGGCCAAGACATTGCTCCCtgagttttgaaaagaaaataaatagagaacaaatttttaattataatcattaTGAAAAGAGGCATGTACTGATTTTTCAACCTAGAATAGAACTGTGaagatattttgttttatttccaagtaaaaagatGAACCACAGTgtcatctcttttctttttctttctttaacaaGTA
It encodes the following:
- the LOC118057721 gene encoding uncharacterized protein isoform X1, whose product is MPRAKHVINTDDQEDIPIAQLRKERRKKRVRNPSPQPIEAEVQDEVEFEGDYGLDVGKNQEQESHDRVSYTDSALDKIGQAMQTLANLLTEKEKEKDKSASSTSHTVHGVKVPLAEFLKLAPPTFKGVDNSEDPQQFLDAVWRRCEAMGCTDHRAVTLASFRLEGEVAVNWYESKRGERAASSPPMVWKEFSEIFLERFLPESVREARSYEFEKLVQGDLTVTEYEVEFTRLSRFAGYLVPTQERKIKRFVRGLNNYLFKAIGAHEFKTYSAVVDRARAIEARELEDELSVGSVKRPKVENQFSFHQRSDTGPNRGQGGRQYPHRFNNLGKYSIFSIKFRGRNFYKVGRL
- the LOC118057721 gene encoding uncharacterized protein isoform X2 yields the protein MHFVFRNMPRAKHVINTDDQEDIPIAQLRKERRKKRVRNPSPQPIEAEVQDEVEFEGDYGLDVGKNQEQESHDRVSYTDSALDKIGQAMQTLANLLTEKEKEKDKSASSTSHTVHGVKVPLAEFLKLAPPTFKGVDNSEDPQQFLDAVWRRCEAMGCTDHRAVTLASFRLEGEVAVNWYESKRGERAASSPPMVWKEFSEIFLERFLPESVREARSYEFEKLVQGDLTVTEYEVEFTRLSRFAGYLVPTQERKIKRFVRGLNNYLFKAIGAHEFKTYSAVVDRARAIEARELEDELSVGSVKRPKVENQFSFHQRSDTGPNRGQGGRQYPHRFNNLGSPIDP